The Streptomyces sp. NBC_01276 genome contains the following window.
CACATCCGGTCACCGGCGCCTGCTGCTGGTTTCCACCAACTACGCCCCCGAGCATGCGGGCATAGGCCCGTACGCCACCCAGATCGCGGAGCACTGGGCCGAAATCGGCCACGAGACGCACGTATTGGCGGGGATGCCGCACTATCCGGCCTGGTCCGTCGAGCCGGAGTACAAGGGGGCGCTCCGGCGCACGGAGCAGCGCGCGGGGGTCACCGTGCACCGGCGTGCGCACACGGTGCCGCCGCGTCAGACCGCCGTCAGGCGCGCCCTGTTTGAAGGATCGATTCTGCTGCACGGTGCGGTGGCCCCGCCGCGGATGCCGAAGCCCGACGCGATCCTGGCCCAGATGCCCAGTCTGGCCGGCGGGGTGCTCGCCGCCCGGCTCGCGGCGAAGTGGAAGGTCCCCTACGTCCCGGTCGTCCAGGACCTGATGGGGGCCGCGGCCGCGCAGAGCGGGATCAGCGGCGGCGACAAGGCCGCCGCGTTCGCCGGGCGCGCGGAGGCGTACGCCCTGGGGCGCGCCACCCTGGTCGGCGTCATCCACGAGACCTTCGTGGACCGGGTCGTGGGCATGGGCGTGGACCCGAAGCGGATCCGGCTGGTCCCCAACTGGTCCCATGTGCCCCAGCCCACCAAGCCCCGCGGGGAGACCCGCCGTCACCTCGGCTGGGCACCCGGCCAGACCGTGGTGCTGCACTCCGGGAACATGGGCCTCAAGCAGGGCCTCGACGTCCTCGTCGGCGCGGCCCGGCTCGACCCGCGGGTCCGTTTCGTGCTCATGGGCGACGGCAGCCAGCGCGCGGCCCTCGCCGACCTCTCCGCCGACGTGCCGAACCTGGACATCATCCCCCCTGCCGCCGACGGCGAGTTCCCCGATATCCTCGCGGCGGCGGACGTCCTCGCGGTCACCCAGCACGCGGCCGTGCTCGACATGAGCGTCCCGTCCAAGCTGACCTCCTACTTCCAGGCCGGCCGGCCCGTCGTCGCGTCCGTCGCGGCCGAGGGCGGGACCGCCCAGGAGGTGGAACGTTCCGGCGCGGGGGTGCTCGTACCCCCGGAGGACCCCGCGGCCCTGCTGAAGGCCGTACGGGCCCTGGCCGAGGACCCCGAGGGCGCGGACGCGCTGGGCGCCGCCGGGCCCGTCCACGTGGCGGCCCACCTGAGCCGTGAGGCGGGCCTGGCCCGCATCGACGCACTGATCGACGAAGCACTTGGGGGTCTCCAGCCGTGACCGAGACGAACCGCCCGGCAGCGGCCCCGGCCGACGACGAGCCGGACCTCCTGCGGGACCAGTTCAAGCAGCTCCTGCGCTACCGGCGGCTCATCGGCGCGGGCGTGGGCATCGGCCTGCTGGGCGGCGTCTACCTCGGCATCTCCACCGCGGACACCTATGTCGCGACCGCCGACGTCGTGCTGCGCGCCCCGACCGACGACCCGTTCAACCCGAGCCTGGCCCCCGACAAGGCCATCAACATCGGCTCGGAACGCCAGGTCGCGCTCTCCAGCTCCACGGCCGGGCAGGCGGCGAAGCAACTGGGCATCGCCGACAAGGACTTCGCCGCGCTGCGCGGCGGCCTCCAGGTGACCAACCCGCCGCAGACGATGGTCCTCCGCTTCACCTACACCTCGGCCTCCCCCAAGGAGGCCGCCAAGCGCGCGAACGCGATGACCGCCGCCTACCTGCTGAAGCGGCAGGAGGCCCTCGACGCCACGCGCGACAAGATGGTCAAGGGCTACGAGGACCAGCGCGACCCGGTCGCCAAGCAGCTCGACGAGACGGCCCGGCAGGCCAACAACCTGCCCGCCGGGACGGCCCGTGACGCGGCGCTGTCCTCCAAGACCGACCTGCAGAGCAAGGTCAACGCCCTCAACGGCAACATCGCCAAGCTCGCGGCCCTGGACATGACCCCGGGCCGGGTCACCAGCCCCGCGACCCCGCCCGCCGCGCCCGACGGGCCGGGCATCCCCATGTCGCTCGCGCTCGGCGCGGCCGTGGGCCTGGCGCTCGGTCTGCTCGCCGCCTGGGTGCGGCTCGTCTTCGACCCGGCCCCGCGTTCCGAGGGCGACGTGGCCAGGGCGCTGCGCGCCCCCGTCCTGGGCTCGCTGCCCCGGGACAAGACCGGCGGCGGGCCGCTGCTCGCGGCCGGCGAGGCCGATCCCCGGCTCGCCGAGGAGTACCGTTCGGTGGCCTTCCGCCTCGCCTACGACTCCCGCTTCGCCGACCGGCGCCGCCTGCTGGTGGTCGCCCCGCGCGGCAGCAGCGAGACCGCCGCCGCCGTGGCCGTGAACCTCGCCGCCTCCTTCGCCGAGACCGGCAAGGACGTCCTGCTCATCGAGGCCGACCTGCGCACCCCCGTGCTGGCCAGCCAGCTGCCCACCGACGCGGGCGGGCGGCCCCGCTGGAGCCAGCCGGGCGGCGCCGGAACGGGCGGGGAGGCGGACTGGCCCGACGGCCGGCAGCTCGTCGTGGACGCCGCCGAGTCGGGCTCCTTCGACCTGATCCCCGGCGAACGGGTGCGCAACGTCCCCCGCGCGCTGACCTCGCCGCGCACCACCCGGCTGATCGCCGAGGCCGACTCCCCCAACTCCACCGTCGTGGTGCTCGCCCCGCCGGTGCTCTCCTACGCCGACGCCCTCGCCCTCGTCGACCGCGTCGACGGCGTCCTGGTCGTCTGCGACCCGCGCGCGGTGCACCGCAGCGACCTGTCCCGGATCCGCGAGCTCATCGGCGGCGCCGGCGGCACCGTGCTCGGCGCCGTCCTGCACACGCCCGTGGTCACCGAGAAGCGCGGCGGGCGCGGCACGTCCGGGAAGGCCGGCGAGGCCGCCGGTCCGGCCACCGGGCCGGGCCCGGCACCGGACCCGCAGCCGCTGACGCGTCAGCCCGCGGACCCCGGGCCGCAGACCACGGGCGACGGCGGCGACACCGTCGCCCTGCGCACGGTCCGTACGGGCCGGCGGTGAGCCGGCGGGGCCTCGGCGCCGTCGCCTCCGTCCTCGACCAGGCCGCCTCCAGCGCCACGAACATCCTGGTGCTGGTGCTGGCGGCCCGGCTGTCCTCGGCCTCCGGCTTCGCGGACTTCTCGATGGTGTACGTGACCTTCAGCGTGCTCCTCGGCCTGAACATGGCCTACGTCGGCCAGACCGTGGTCCTGGAGAAGGGCGAGGGGCTCCCCCCGGACGAGGTCCGGGGCAGGCTCGCGACGGTCTGCCGCTCCTCCGTGCTGTTCACCGCCGCCGCGTCGGCGGTGGCCGCCGCGGTGCTGGCCGTGGTGGGCCCGGTCCTGGCCGGGGACGCCGGGCGGGCCTTCCTCGCCCTGGGCCTGGTCCTGCCGCTGGTCCTCGTCCAGGACGGACTGCGCTACTGCTTCTCCGCGCTGCGGGTGCCCGAGCGGGCGCTGGCCGCGGACTCGCTGCGGCTGCTGTGCGTGGTCGCGGCGCTGGCGGCGCAGCCGGCCGGTGCGTCGGCCGGCCGGCTGGTGCTGGTGTGGGGCCTGTCGGCGCTGCCCGCGCTGGGGCTGGGCCTGTGGCTGCTGCGGCCCCACGTGCGGGGGGCGCGGGCCGAGCTGCGCCCGTACCTGCGGCGCGGGCACCTGGGGCAGCGGTTCGTGGTCGAGTTCGCCGTCGGCAACGGCTCCAGCCAGCTGGCGGTGCTCGGGCTCGGGGCGTTCGCGACCCCGCTGGCCGTCGGCGCGCTGCGCGGTGCGACCACCCTCTTCGGTCCGCTGAACGTGCTGTTCAACTCGGCGAACGCCTTCGGGCCGCCGGTGGTCGGCCGGGCCTCCGGCAAGCGGGGCGTGGTCCGGCTGACCGCCCTGATGGGCTCCGCCCTCGCCGTGCTCGGCGCCGGCTGGGCGGCCGTCCTGTACGCACTGCCCGACCGGCTGGGCCGGCACCTGCTCGGCGACACCTGGGCGGCGGCCGCCGCGCTGCTCCCGGCGACGGGCGCCCAGTACGCGGTGATGGGGCTGGGGACCTGCGCCCTGCTGACGCTGCGGGTGCTGAACCCCAGGGCCACCCTCTCCCTCCAGATCGTCTTCTCCCTGCTGTCGGTGGCCCTGCTGCTGGGCGGGTACGCCGCCTGGGGCGTGGCGGGAGCCGCCTGGGGCCTGGCCGTGGGTTCGGCGGCCAAGGCGGGCGCGGGCTGGCTGCGGGTGGCCCGGCTGGAAGCCCCCGCCCCCGAGGTCGCCACCGCCGCCTGAACCACCCGGGTCCCCGCCGTGCCGGAAGGGGACACCCGCGGCCGTCGACCGCGGGGCGCCCGCTCAGCGCAGGGTCGTGCCCTTGTCGTGGCGGTACGTCGCCACGAGCGCGAGGCACATCCCCGCGATGGCCACGCGTCCGGACGCCTGGAGGAGCGGGCCGCGCAGCAGGATGAAGGAGTACCCGGCGACCAGCGGGACCACCGTGGAGATCAGGCTGCCCGGCGGTGAGCGGCGCGTGGCGCGCTTGGCGTACCGGCGGTCGACGCGGGCGGCGGCGTACCCGAGGGCGAGGAGGCCGGCACCCATGCCCAGCGGCCCGAAGTCGAGCCACAGCTCGGCCCAGATCGGGGAGGAGAGGTTGGTGTTGACCGTGCCCATCCACTGGCCGACCATCACGCCCGTGTCGCGCGGCTTGCCCGGCCACACCGAGCGGGGCACCGCGAAGAAGACGGATCCGGCCAGCTGGCGCCCGTAGAAGTGGCCGGGGCCGGAGTTGGAGAAGGTGATGGTGTTGGCGAACATGCCGATCTGGTCGTAGTCCTTGAGCGCCATCGGCTCCAGGAACGAGGTCGTCTCGACGGGCTTGTAGTTCTTCTCGTCGTAGCGGAAGCGGTCCGCGAAGGGGAAGACGAGCAGGGCGATCACCACGGCCATCGACAGGGCCACCCGGTACATCGCGGCGCTCACCGGGAAGACCGTGAAGAGCAGCGCGAACAGGACGGTGAGGAACCAGTAGCGCGGGTTCGAGACGGGGTTGTTGACGACCAGGTTCAAGACGGCGAGGGCGGCCGTCGTGGCGA
Protein-coding sequences here:
- a CDS encoding glycosyltransferase family 4 protein codes for the protein MVSTNYAPEHAGIGPYATQIAEHWAEIGHETHVLAGMPHYPAWSVEPEYKGALRRTEQRAGVTVHRRAHTVPPRQTAVRRALFEGSILLHGAVAPPRMPKPDAILAQMPSLAGGVLAARLAAKWKVPYVPVVQDLMGAAAAQSGISGGDKAAAFAGRAEAYALGRATLVGVIHETFVDRVVGMGVDPKRIRLVPNWSHVPQPTKPRGETRRHLGWAPGQTVVLHSGNMGLKQGLDVLVGAARLDPRVRFVLMGDGSQRAALADLSADVPNLDIIPPAADGEFPDILAAADVLAVTQHAAVLDMSVPSKLTSYFQAGRPVVASVAAEGGTAQEVERSGAGVLVPPEDPAALLKAVRALAEDPEGADALGAAGPVHVAAHLSREAGLARIDALIDEALGGLQP
- a CDS encoding lipopolysaccharide biosynthesis protein, whose translation is MTETNRPAAAPADDEPDLLRDQFKQLLRYRRLIGAGVGIGLLGGVYLGISTADTYVATADVVLRAPTDDPFNPSLAPDKAINIGSERQVALSSSTAGQAAKQLGIADKDFAALRGGLQVTNPPQTMVLRFTYTSASPKEAAKRANAMTAAYLLKRQEALDATRDKMVKGYEDQRDPVAKQLDETARQANNLPAGTARDAALSSKTDLQSKVNALNGNIAKLAALDMTPGRVTSPATPPAAPDGPGIPMSLALGAAVGLALGLLAAWVRLVFDPAPRSEGDVARALRAPVLGSLPRDKTGGGPLLAAGEADPRLAEEYRSVAFRLAYDSRFADRRRLLVVAPRGSSETAAAVAVNLAASFAETGKDVLLIEADLRTPVLASQLPTDAGGRPRWSQPGGAGTGGEADWPDGRQLVVDAAESGSFDLIPGERVRNVPRALTSPRTTRLIAEADSPNSTVVVLAPPVLSYADALALVDRVDGVLVVCDPRAVHRSDLSRIRELIGGAGGTVLGAVLHTPVVTEKRGGRGTSGKAGEAAGPATGPGPAPDPQPLTRQPADPGPQTTGDGGDTVALRTVRTGRR